The genomic stretch TGAAGACAAAGGTAGATGAAGTAGCTCAAGAATATAATGCTTCAAGCTTTGTAGATTATAATGATATCCTTAAAATGCCTGAAATAGATGCTGTCAGCGTATGTGTTCCAACAACCCATCATTTTAACGTTGTTATGGATGCAATTGAACATGGAAAACATGTATTGGTAGAAAAACCAATAGCATTTACTTTGAGGGAAGCAAAATCCATGGTAAAGGCAGCTAAGGACAATGGAGTTAAACTTGCAACTGGACATGTTGAAAGGTTTAATCCTGCAGTAGGGAAGGCTAAAGAACTTATAAAAAATGACGTTATTGGAGAAGTAGTATCTGCATCTGCAAAAAGAGTTGGCCCATTTCCACCAAGAATAAAAGACGTTGGTGTTACTATAGATCTTGCTATTCATGAAGTGGATATAATGTTCTATCTCTTTGATAGCCCTGTATCTCAAATATACGCCCATATGGGTAGTAGACTTGAAAAATGCGAATATGAAGACCATGCAGAGATAATGAGCACTTTTGAAAATGGTATAATAGGTATGCTTGAAGTTAACTGGCTTACTCCATATAAAAAGAGAAAACTTGAGATTACAGGAGTTGATGGAATAATATCAATAGATTATATAGACCAAACAGTTAATGTATATGGGAAATCAACTCAGAATGTAGATATAGACTACAAAGAGCCTTTAAGGGAAGAACTAAGCTCTTTCTTATCTGCGGTTAAAAATGATGAAGATCCTAAAATTACCGGTGAAGATGGAATATACGCACTGAAAGTTGTTACTGCTGCCATGAAATCTGCTAAAGAAAACACACCTGTCAAATTAGATGAATACTAAATTTGAAGCT from Methanobacterium sp. encodes the following:
- a CDS encoding Gfo/Idh/MocA family oxidoreductase, with the protein product MNKVNVGVIGVGAMGYNHARVYSKIENANLMAVSDLMKTKVDEVAQEYNASSFVDYNDILKMPEIDAVSVCVPTTHHFNVVMDAIEHGKHVLVEKPIAFTLREAKSMVKAAKDNGVKLATGHVERFNPAVGKAKELIKNDVIGEVVSASAKRVGPFPPRIKDVGVTIDLAIHEVDIMFYLFDSPVSQIYAHMGSRLEKCEYEDHAEIMSTFENGIIGMLEVNWLTPYKKRKLEITGVDGIISIDYIDQTVNVYGKSTQNVDIDYKEPLREELSSFLSAVKNDEDPKITGEDGIYALKVVTAAMKSAKENTPVKLDEY